Proteins from a single region of Theileria parva strain Muguga chromosome 1, complete sequence, whole genome shotgun sequence:
- a CDS encoding Reticulon family protein, with protein MEKESKLVPFLFLLSFNALQFSTYVLKLPPLFLLSKCFLGLVFLGGFLRLVRGDRSTKLRERFHTDLFSSDSVDRVVKFLSRKVNVVFVQTKSVVLWDDPVKSLYTLVLLYLLSELLKVVPSVLVVFVLVWVFFLYFYMNDFLRKNVYTYFEPYVKECVNFMYKMYSSVPKLNENKLL; from the coding sequence ATGGAAAAGGAATCGAAGTTAGTGCCATTTTTGTTTCTTCTGTCGTTCAACGCACTTCAGTTTTCAACATACGTTCTAAAGTTACCACCGCTATTTCTTCTTAGCAAGTGTTTTCTAGGACTCGTGTTTTTGGGGGGCTTTTTAAGGCTTGTTAGGGGCGATAGATCAACAAAGTTAAGGGAACGTTTTCATACTGACTTGTTCTCATCTGATTCGGTCGATCGGGTAGTCAAATTTCTCTCTAGGAAAGTCAATGTTGTCTTTGTTCAAACAAAGTCTGTTGTTCTGTGGGACGACCCAGTGAAGTCTCTATACACTCTCGTCCTATTATATCTGTTAAGTGAACTTCTTAAAGTCGTACCGTCAGTTCTTGTCGTTTTTGTTCTCGTTTGGGTATtctttttatacttttacATGAACGACTTCTTAAGAAAGAACGTCTACACGTACTTTGAACCTTACGTaaaagaatgtgtaaatttcatgtataaaatgtatagCAGCGTTCCAAAACTCAACGAAAACAAACTATTGTAA
- the PNO1 gene encoding Pre-rRNA-processing protein pno1 — MTKSSKNDSKLKKPKKNKSKPDKSTKKTRSKKIIKIYDRKPNIKKGLKSYAFVNLRRIPVPPNRMTPLQNNWENIVRTVVERLELQIRMCTKTKCVEVRPSREGMDLSLLQKAQDYLRAFMLGFELKDAEAILRLEDIFIESFEINDVKRLHGDHLSRCIGRISGKDGRTKHAIENMTKTRVILANNKIHIMGSFNSIKLARHSICSLILGSQPGKVYNNLCNSAKRLRERI, encoded by the coding sequence atgacCAAGTCAAGCAAAAACGATTCTAAACTTAAAAAACCTAAAAAGAACAAATCCAAGCCAGATAAATCAACCAAGAAAACAAGGTCCAAGaagataattaaaatatatgaCCGGAAGCCTAACATAAAAAAGGGTTTGAAATCCTATGCGTTTGTGAACCTCCGTAGGATTCCAGTTCCTCCTAATCGAATGACTCCGTTACAGAACAACTGGGAAAACATAGTCAGAACAGTTGTAGAGCGCTTGGAGTTACAAATACGTATGTGTACTAAGACGAAGTGCGTTGAAGTCAGACCTTCCCGTGAAGGGATGGATTTATCACTTCTTCAGAAGGCTCAGGACTACTTAAGAGCATTCATGCTAGGATTTGAGCTTAAGGATGCCGAGGCAATACTAAGGCTCGAGGATATATTTATAGAAAGCTTTGAAATAAATGATGTTAAAAGGCTCCACGGAGATCATTTATCCAGGTGTATTGGGAGGATTTCAGGCAAGGATGGGAGGACTAAACATGCTATTGAGAACATGACCAAGACTAGAGTTATCCTGGCCAATAATAAGATACACATAATGGGAAGTTTCAATAGCATTAAGCTTGCTAGGCACTCAATTTGTAGCCTAATACTGGGCAGTCAACCGGGAAAAGTATACAATAATCTATGCAATTCTGCAAAAAGGCTAAGAGAAAGGATTTAG
- the cchl gene encoding Cytochrome c/c1 heme lyase family protein, which produces MSCPSSNDTGSYCSSKNHVGPKFSADPVILSKLCSKRTKSSIPSRDSLWSYPSQQQFYKSTLNKGHNVDANLIPTIVEIHNIVNEKAWERVMEYESIYKETCNNPVLVHFVGNKDKHTFKSILNYITGYKLPFDRHDWTVDRCGNRRRYILEFYEGATDDPNKLGVYIDVRPDLSFNGICDRLRFWAHKSFSGV; this is translated from the exons atgagTTGCCCATCATCAAATGACACGGGGTCTTATTGTTCGTCTAAAAACCACGTTGGTCCCAAATTCTCCGCTGATCCTGTAATACTTTCTAAACTTTGCTCTAAAAGGACGAAATCCTCCATTCCTTCCAGGGATTCTCTTTGGTCTTATCCTTCACAACAACAATTCTACAAATCAACTCTTAATAAAGGTCACAACGTTGATGCTAATTTGATTCCTACGATAGTTGAGATTCACAATATTGTCAATGAAAAGGCTTGGGAGCGTGTCATGGAGTATGAATCAATTTACAAAGAAACTTGCAACAATCCAGTTCTGGTCCATTTCGTTggaaataaagataaacatacttttaaatcaattttaaactacATAACTGGGTACAAATTACCCTTCGATAGGCACGACTGGACAGTTGATAGATGCGGCAATCGCAGGAG GTATATTTTGGAGTTTTATGAAGGAGCTACTGATGATCCTAATAAACTAGGTGTGTACATTGACGTTAGGCCTGATCTTTCCTTTAACGGCATCTGTGATAGACTCAGATTCTGGGCTCACAAATCTTTTAGTGGTGTATAA